ATAAATATAGCTGCACTTGCTCTTATTATGGTGGCAAGTGCAAGCGCCCAGACAATATACGATGGTGCTAAGTTTACGCAGAAGGATTTGAATGGAACTGCCCGTTTTGTAGGAATGGGAGGAGCAATGGGTGCACTAGGAGGAGATATTTCTACTATGGGGACAAATCCGGCTGGTATTGGTATATATCGTAGTAATGATATAATGGGAACTTTCGGCTTTTCTTCTTTTGGTTCGGAGAGTAAATATGAAGGATCAAAGTTTAATGTTGATAAGACTCGTGGATCATTTGATAATATAGGATTTGTGTTTTCTTCTAAAATTGGAAATCAGACCGCTTTGCGTTATGTGAATTTTGGATTCAGTTACACTCGTTCCAAGTCATTTGATAAGTATATGACAATGGAAGGTTTGATTAATCTGGGGCCTGGAGGAACAATTCTTTCTCAGACTAATCAAATGACGAATCAAGCGAACACTATGATTAAAGCGAATGGTGACTTTATCAGTAAGTTAGCTGATGATAAGATTAATCTGTTTACTGATAGTCAGACTGGCTGGCTGGCTGCTATCGGCTGGAATGGATATTTATATAATGAAAATGAAGATAAAAATGGCTATATAGGTTATTTACCTCAACCATATTCATGGTATGATGGACATGAAAAAGGAGGAATCAATCAGTATGATTTTAATGTTGCTTTTAATATAAGTGATCGTGTTTATTTAGGATTGACCATTGGTGCTTACGATGTTAATTACTCAAAGATTTCTACTTATGGAGAGGAGTATGGGGAATATATTGTAGAAAATGTGAATTATGGTACTCCAAGTTATGAAATGACTACTGAGAATAAAATAGATGGTTCAGGTGTGGATTTTAAGTTTGGAGCTATCGTGCGTCCATTTGAAGACTCTCCATTCCGTATTGGTGTTTCTGTTCATACTCCTACATTTTATAATTTGAAAATTAAAACGAATGTTAGAGCAGTGACATATACCCCTGA
This sequence is a window from Bacteroides thetaiotaomicron VPI-5482. Protein-coding genes within it:
- a CDS encoding OmpP1/FadL family transporter, whose amino-acid sequence is MKKKINIAALALIMVASASAQTIYDGAKFTQKDLNGTARFVGMGGAMGALGGDISTMGTNPAGIGIYRSNDIMGTFGFSSFGSESKYEGSKFNVDKTRGSFDNIGFVFSSKIGNQTALRYVNFGFSYTRSKSFDKYMTMEGLINLGPGGTILSQTNQMTNQANTMIKANGDFISKLADDKINLFTDSQTGWLAAIGWNGYLYNENEDKNGYIGYLPQPYSWYDGHEKGGINQYDFNVAFNISDRVYLGLTIGAYDVNYSKISTYGEEYGEYIVENVNYGTPSYEMTTENKIDGSGVDFKFGAIVRPFEDSPFRIGVSVHTPTFYNLKIKTNVRAVTYTPDFDSKKLSEAVVDSYDFTNGVDYGYDFRFRTPWKYNLSLGYTYGSSFAIGAEYEYQDYSAMHFSYSDGEAMGWQNPTAKEMLKGVNTFRIGAEWKVIPQFAFRLGYNYMSAAFKKTAFKDLSYNSINTDTDFANAKANNNYTLGIGYRGSTFYADLAYMYSTYKEDFYPFDDGALKKTDVTNSRSKVMMTLGLRF